The following is a genomic window from Rhododendron vialii isolate Sample 1 chromosome 9a, ASM3025357v1.
cgtacgccagttacttTATTTGGACAGTGCTTGGCTTTACAgcatctgggctctggagcatGACCAAAAGgatcccagtggccttccaaAGTAAATGAAAACAAGTATTGAGGTGTAAAACTATACAGttctaaaatacagaaaatagtaaactggtttttatcaTGCTATAAGGTGACAAAATAAGAAAGGAAGCAGGAAAAGGATGATCggtgatccccacgccagtagtgcgcGTAcagccataactggcgtacggctcaATGTTACTAGCGTGCGCCACGTGTCATCTGGCAACATCTTTGGACCTTGCTAGcatttaaggccaggactagtattgattactagccttgaccctgccagcacccctcaggggtcagaacagaaagcttcacaaaggtggtatacctttggttttgaggttgGTAGGAGGTTTGAACCTTGAACTTGATGTTTGAGAGATGGATGATGAGTGTATGAATGTGAATGGTATATAAGAGGctgctttctttctctttcaatggggagagagagagagagagaacaaacaaacCAACTGCAAAGAGATGAGAAGACTTTAAAGCTCTTAAAGGAagtaaccccttgcaaatgaatgcaaagggtgtatttatagccaaaaggTGACTGAAGAGGGACTGAAATTAGatgggttaagggctggtttgGTTAGTGAGTGAGCctctcatgcattaaatgcatgggactaggtgatgggagatgtaggagagaagggggaacGTCTCTACAgagtataatcatcaggggactgTGGACTAagtcagggtggccacaaaagtcccGAACACGTAGTTGAATAGTGACGGTTTGACCAactttgactggcgtacgccaacattgtacctgcgtgcgccggtggtaactgagtcaacgatcgatgactgacacgtagCAGTTTACCGGCGCCCGCCAGCATAGTACCGGCGTAAGCAAGTaaggttttgctgaggccatttggttctggcttgaagggtctggACAAGGCTCGACATAGGTTTAAATGAGGTTCAAGACACTCAAAGGTCAAACACACCATTAACCTTGGAAtgttcttgaccgtaatcatcattggagaatcaaaatCCGTAAGTAAACTGgtctggacagtccaaaattGGGTGTCTACagttattttgttactttcattgaTGACGCAACTggaaaattatgggtttattttctCAAGCATAAATCTGATGTGTTTGGTGTTTTCAAGAATTGGAAAGCATTAGTTGAGAATGAAATAGGGAAGAAATTGAAGTGTCTAAAATCTGATAATGGCGGCGAGTATTGTGATGGTGAGTTTGAGGCTTACTGTGCTGCAAATGGGATTCGAAGGTTGAAAACGATCCCAAATAAGCTAAGGCAGAATGGAGTTGCTGAGTGCATGAATAGGACGATCCTAGAACGTGCAAGGAGCATGAGGCTACATGCTGGATTACCTAAGCAATTATGGGCTGACGCAGTAAATACAGAGGCGTATTTGATCAACAAGGGACCTTCAGTTCCTTTGAACAATGAATTGCCGGAGGAGGCTTGGTCAGGTAAAGACGTAAATTTATCTCATTTACGAGTATTTAGTTGCATGGCCTAAATGCATATTGAATTGAGTGATAGGGGTAAACTTGATGCTAAGTCTCGAAAGTGCGTGTTCATAGGCTATGGTACTGATAGCTATGAGTATAggctatatgattttgaaaatcgaaAAACACACAGGAGTATGGATGTGGTATTTAATGAGTCCGTTTTGTATAGAAATAGACAGAATCAACCCGAGGAGGCTAATGAAAATTCAGACTTTGTAGAGTTTGAGGAGATCCCTGACAACAATATCTCACAGCCTCAGGATATTAATATATAACCTACTCCACAGGCAGATCCACAGACTCCTCCACTCAGGAGGTTTATACATACCGTTAAGCCACCAATGCGTTATTCTCCTGCTTTACACTATTTGTTGCTAACTGATAGTGGTGAACCAGAATGTTTTAAGGAAGCATTACATGTGGAGACTAAGGGAGACTGGGAGCGAGCAATGGATGATGAGAtggattctctctcatcaaaccaGACTTGGGACTTGGTTCATTTGCCCAAGGGGAAGAGAGCTTTGCACAACAAATGGGTATACAGGCTTAAGGAAGAATCTGATGGGAGCAAACGGTACAAGGCGAGGTTGGTAGTAAAGAGTTTTGAGCAGAAACCAGGTATTGACTACACCGAAATCTTTTCTCCTGTGGTAAAGATTTGTACTATTAGATGTGTCCTTAATATTGTGGCTGTTGAGAACTTGCACTCAGAGCAGTTAGATGTTAAAACTGCTTTCCTTCAtggggatttggaggaggatATTTATATGCATCAGCCAGAGGGTTATGTTGTCAAAGGGAAAGAGGATCAAGTATGTAAGCTTCGAAGGAGTCTGTATGGGTTGAAACAGGcacctaggcagtggtataaaagGTTTGATACCTTTATGACAAATACGGGGTTCAGTAGATGTCATGGGGATCACTGTTGTTATTTTAAGAAGCTTGGTAAATCGTATCTCATACTTTTGTTgtatgtagatgatatgcttGTTGTAGGTTCAAGCATAGATGAGATTGCTAATCTCAAGGCACAGCTGTCCAGGGAGTTTacaatgaaggatttgggtttTGCGAAGAAAATCCTTGGGATGCGAATCAGTAGGGACAGGGTGAACCgaaagttgaagttgtcacAGGAGGAATATGTTGAAAAGGTGCTCAAAAGGTTCAACATGGAAGGTGCTAAGCCTGTTAGCACACTGTTGACAAGTCACTTCAAGCTTTCGAGGGAAAAAGGGACAGTAACTGATGAAGAAAAGAACTACATGGCCAAAGTTCCATATGCCTCGGCGGTAGGCAGcttgatgtatgctatggttaGCACGAGGCCAAACATTGCTCAAGCAGTGGGAGTTGTCAGTAGGTTTATGGCAAATCCGGGCAAGGAGCATTAGGAGGCAATCAAGTGGATTTTGCGGTATCTGAGAGGTACTTCTGATTTGGCTTTGTGTTTTGGAGGTTCTGATATTTGTTTGCAAGGATATATGGATTCGGATTTAGCAGGGGACATTGACAGCAGGAAGAGTACTGTTTTCACATTGGGGAGTGCAGCGGTTGATTGGGTCTCGCGGCTACAGAAAATAGTGACTATTTCCACAACAGAGGCGGAGTATGTTGCAGCCACGGAGGCGTGCAAGGAGATGGTATGGCTAAGGAGCTTCATGAAAGAGTTGGGTAAGGAACAGGACAATTGCAAATTGTTCAGCGATAGTCAGAGTGCAATACATCTGGCAAAGAACGCAGCTTTTCATTCGAGGACCAAGTATATTGACATAAAGTATCACTTTATTCGCTCTTTGTTGGAGGATGGATaattcactttggagaagattcaCACAAGGAATAATCCGGCAGACATGTTTACGAAGGTGGTTACTGTGGAGAAGCTGAAGTCTTGTTCAACTTCTGTGGGTCTCCAAGCTTGAGTGGGAGGCTGGGTGCTGGTGGTGTTAATGATAATTGATGATTGGTTGGATGTCTGATCATGTTttcaagtgggagattgttgagatgtgaagacaattttagagttgcagtaaaaaatgacccggaaggtttgggtcccgcccaacgcaggttttagcgtttttttaggattttttagTATTAGCTTGCTtgcacatataaaagcaaagctagggctgcctccttttgtaactctgacatattttcatcatagtgaaacaccccagcaccccgtggacgtacgattaagcaatcagcttaagtcggaaccacgtaatcttTGTGTCTTGTTCCTTTCTTgttttatattgttttctgttcttgatttgttcttcaattgtgtgcgtttgcttgtgggtttggacgaTCGAATCCCCAACAATACACATGCCTCCTCCATACTCTGGAAATTAAGCAAACCTTCCATATAGATCTAATCTATTCGAATGTAGCCAGGGAATACAATAGTGTGAACAAAAATTTGAAGCTAGTGTCGGTGATGCCATTTCCATTACTGTCCTAATAAAAGACCAAATTTTACAAGTTGACTATACTCATAGAGTGAGAGAGCAGATTTTTAATACCCTGCCCATGTAGCATTACCCTTCGAAATCACGTCTATTGACTGATAAATACAAAGCTGGTTGGTTTGGGTATCCTTTTGCAATGATAGATGTCCGGGAAATGGGGCAACATTTGAGATTTGAGATTTTTGCACCAAAGTGGCAAAGTGGATACTTTGACTTTTGCTGAATTTAACGATCTGTCTGTTTTGAAAGTTAAATGTTTTTAGCCAAATCAGTTCCCACCTTCGCCGCTGTCTGTCATACAAAgatccgaaaaaaaaaaaaaaaaatttgggtaataATTTGTCGAGATCTGAAGCGTCGACATGTCGCTACTATTCAATGACCTCTGTATTCGGGTTCTGTTCTAGCTTTGCTATCGCCATTCTTCGTCTGTAGCCTTCAATTCTTTGGACTCTCTTTTCACATGGACACGGTCTTCGACATTTAATGGAGATTTTCTATGGGCTATGATGCACTGACTCGGATACAGGGAcatagaaattttaaaaaaagggaatACGAACACGGCAGGAGACACGCCATGtgttaaataattttagttttacacccacaaattttttaaaaattataatttggccccaaattttttttaaaaattacaatttgaccctcaatttttttaaaattacagtttggcccctgctGTGTCCCTATTAGTGTCCCCAGCGGTGTctccgaaaaaaatttaaattaaattatgggacacgccacgtgacgtgtcccatacgtgtccaCGCGTGTCCCCGCTATGCCCTCGTGTTCCGATACTGCGAtacttcgacctctagaggtgtcggtgctttaTAGCCTATGGGTGGTGATGAAAAAATTCTACTTTGTTTAGGTTTAGGGGCTATCGTTTCAATTCCGCTATATGTTTTGCATCTATTGAAACCAGAGGAGAGTGCTTTAGTTGTAAATGTGGTTATTCCCATCTGGAGGAATATATTTATACACAccagaaaatgattttgtacagTGACTCCCCTGAAAAATGTTTTTTGCAGTATCATATTTTACAGTGAAATCTTATTGTATCAAAATTGTTTGAGGATCTGGTGTGCATCTTTTACTAATACGATATCTTGATACCATTTATTCCGGAGCTTTGCACTAGACAGAGAAAGCAGGAAGAAGTGTTACGCTCTACCAGCCCGGGTACTCGATATTGCTTGGAAAGATGATCCCCGATACTGGATATGGATATCTTTGCCCGActcaaggtctctctctctctctctctctctctctcacacacactttAATAGCTAATCCAAAATCCTATTCTACTCCGAATTGGGAGGTGTGAGGACCAGATATCTGTTCGTTTAGAAAGTGATTCCAGTTCTAGTactgtttacacccgttttttgCACCAAATCTTGAGCTAGCGctggaaggccatttaattattatttgattaaatttggccaaaaatagagatgtattgagttaaaattaatgggccaagagaATATTAattgggcccaattaattttaatccCTTTCGGTTGAAATTCTAAAGTTGTGGGCTATGGGTTTTATTATTTAAGTTGGAATCCAGAGAATATATAGTTTGGCCTTGGAAGGTGGAGGCCCATAATGGAATTGTACGAGCAAAAATGGGAACAAGTTGGTGGGAATATTTGCCACATGGccatttgacttggtcaaatgACCCACTACTTTTTGATACCCacgaaaagaggaaagagggTGGCCCATTACTCTTGTTTAACTTCCAGTAACTTCCCATgataaaagaaaacatgtggGTTTTCTTTTAAACCTCCAATAATcacccatgatcccactaaatataTTAGTGGGTAGTTATTTTGGACACTTGGCAACATCTAGAGCCAactcgggacacatgtcagctcgtgGTGAAGGCGGGAAACTTGGCTCAAATCTGGACCAGTGCAGtatttgcccatgatcttttataacttccaataactacctATTATCTCATGAAGTGGAAGTTACAAAGGACACATGGCGCCATAAGAGGAGGACAACAAGGCCTTTGCATGCAGAAAAATCGAaaacccttggcctataaatgcaagttcacaagatgaaaaaagggtccacacaccaatcaagctcatcgcttaaaaccaaagccttcccagcgaagcaattatctcatttctatctctcttgtacccgcggatcaaaaaaaaaaaaattctctcttgtaccccaattttgttattacgacataacaaagttattcatatctctcttatatccccaactttattattacgatataataaagttattctacgttgttacttcttttcctacacggttagaaaattattaagtcctcgctcgtagaggcaaaaccacgaaccaacactgcaatccagcccttaggtttgcagcatTTTCGCCCTCACAATTAAGAAGTCAGAAAAAGGGCACTCGGTCCTTTacgttggacgcgacaagtcctggcacgtccgctcagtccttgagctaTTTCAGAGCCGAACAAGTACCTAATCCAAAATCTTATTCCATCCCTTCAAATTTGCTCTCATTTGGACTGAGccttagggcctgtttggatagATGTGCATTTTAAAGGAATGAATCATTATTAACTAAGATTTGAATTTAGCCGGGTACATATGAATGGCGGACATTGAGTTTCAAAGTTTTATCACGAAAATTTTGAAGGTCTATTTAATCTGATTATAGTTCGACAAAGATTCTTAGTAAAATCAGTGTTCTAGGTTTGATCCATCTTCTACTTTAGTTTCAGAAGTGTCTGTAGCTAAACTTCCTATACTTTCGGTGAAATTGAAAATTAGTTTTGCTCAATTCAGAATGCACATCTATTCCAATGGATCCTACGAGTATGTATTTCGTAAATTTTCCAGTTGGATTCAAGAGTAATATGTGCATAGCATGTGCAGATTCCCAGAGGTGGCCCagcttttgtttgtttgttggctTGATATTTGGGGCAGGATTAACACTGCGATGCTATCTACAAACATCACTTATGCAGCTTACCTCATTTTCAAAATCGCAGACCGTTGTGGTCTTGAATATCCAGTGAAGTCCTCTGTGAGATTTGTAAAGGAATTAGAAGATGGGTATCAAGATGATATGAGCTTTACTGTATATTTGACGTTGGAGACGGTGAGATATCTGCCCAGAGAACAAAATGGACGGCTTCCTCAGATGAGAAGGGACGGGAGGATGGAGATTGAACTGGGGGAATTTTACGACGACAAAGGAGATGAGGGTGAAGTGGAGATGAGATTGAGGGAGGTCAGGGTAGGCAAGAGCAGACTTATTGTGGAGGGCATTGAGGTTCGGCCTAAAGATACTGCCTAAATAAAAAGGAAGAGCTAGGCATGGTTCAGCATGTCTTTTATGGAGAAATGTCTTTTATGGAGAAATGATTCGTAAGCCCACGTAGAATGAAAACGTACATTCGCCACATATTCAGCTTGAATTGGAACGTTGCATATGGCTCGTTGCACGTATATATTGCAAGCCGAATGCATTGGTTCCTGATTGGATTTTGGATTGGAAAGTTACCGCTTtcacctttttttgttttctacatATTTGCGAACATTTCGTTTCTTTAAATTCGAACATGCATTAGAATATACTGAATTGGGATAAGTAAGATGGCGGTTTAATCTGCACATTTAATTGTGCCCTGCGTTGTGGATACACTGCTAATATGGCCTCCAATTCTATCAAGATACAAGAAGCAACATGCATTCAAGAATGTTGTTGCTTAAATGATGAAATTCattctaaaagaaaaagaaaagaaaaaaaaagaatgaaattcaTTCTGATTTCCTTGAACTAGTCTTGACAACATTTGTCAGGATTTGTACTTAGTGGGAACGAACCGCAAATATTTCTACGTTaatgtcaaaaaataaagtattgatgAATTGACATCTATACTTTTTAACTATTCCATATGAAAAAACATGTAATTATTAGATCATAAAATAAAGCACTTCTGTGTAGaacttttaaaattattttacaccaatttaaaaaactaCATAGAAGTTGAAAAATAGTACTATATACAGACATACAAAAATTGCACGTCTTTTTAATACTAGAAGACACTCAAAAAGGGATGGATGAAGTATAAATTGTGTGTAGATGCCAGCATTTAATCTTATACACGATAAAAAATGATGGATaacttgagattttttaaattatttccCACACAGGAATATTTTAAGAAAAGATTTCACCCAAAAGGCTTGCAAGCCTGCAAGGGTCAATTCAATGGAGTATATTAATTAGCCTAAAAACTAGTATAATATGTGAGAATAATTAGCGTGTGCATGGGCCTGGGCACGCTGACACCCCTTTGTGTTAGCTTCTGAAACACATGGTAGTGATTCTACAGCATGTAGTGTTATGAATAATAGTTGATTACGTCTGACACTAGCTTTGAGTCCGTTTGATGTACGggaaaatatgaacaaaagttCCCACCAATCTTTTTTTACGCTACTATGCATGAAACTGGCACAATGCtagtaataaa
Proteins encoded in this region:
- the LOC131300425 gene encoding F-box protein PP2-B11-like isoform X3, yielding MDNFSVLPEGCISQILSMTSPRDACRSSAISSGFDAAANSDPVWEKFLPSDYRQIISRSVSPVVFSTKKQLYFSLFDSPLLLDGGKLSFALDRESGKKCYTLPAREVAIAWKEDSRYWKWISLPEFPEVAQLLFVCWLDIWGRINTAMLSTNITYAAYLIFKIADRCGLEYPVKSSVRFVKELEDGYQDDMSFTVYLTLETVRYLPREQNGRLPQMRRDGRMEIELGEFYDDKGDEGEVEMRLREVRVGKSRLIVEGIEVRPKDTA
- the LOC131300425 gene encoding F-box protein PP2-B11-like isoform X2 — protein: MDNFSVLPEGCISQILSMTSPRDACRSSAISSGFDAAANSDPVWEKFLPSDYRQIISRSVSPVVFSTKKQLYFSLFDSPLLLDGGKLSFALDRESGKKCYTLPAREVAIAWKEDSRYWKWISLPESRFPEVAQLLFVCWLDIWGRINTAMLSTNITYAAYLIFKIADRCGLEYPVKSSVRFVKELEDGYQDDMSFTVYLTLETVRYLPREQNGRLPQMRRDGRMEIELGEFYDDKGDEGEVEMRLREVRVGKSRLIVEGIEVRPKDTA